From a single Novipirellula galeiformis genomic region:
- a CDS encoding PSD1 and planctomycete cytochrome C domain-containing protein: protein MKKSMHAVVVTLALLIGVCLSTRCEAQSGNTESEIDFDKHVAPILVSHCTECHSGADPEGGLSLLDATLAMSESDSGLAIVPHDPTNSELWTRVDADEMPPKHPLQDDEKQTLKRWIEQGARWGTSPIDPYASSTSTRAGRDWWSLQPLRNPRVPAVDHDPWVGHPVDAFVWNRLHAADLEPSPVADPRTLIRRLFFDLIGLPPTPEQVAAFAASPLDAAYEKIVDELLASKHYGERWGRHWLDVVRFGESDGFERNAPRNNAWHYRDWVIRSLNDDLPYDEFVRQQLIGDLTSAGIDGAAATGFWVAGVHNTVVGGSPRMKELARQDELEEVLGTLGQTFLGLTIHCARCHDHKFDPISQKEFYQMASSISGLGYGERLEPSPRDVERLNVLDSELVALQNELSLIENEAKRAVLANRKAATPPFPEPPSAEAAQASASSDVRVTNDVSEQAWLDSLDPASRDRYQALRSSMAEKGKARSECAAQANAKIYTLIAKPGVKTNVLLRGDPANVGEEVAPAGLASIAGLSGDFKLAPDAPEAERRRKLAEWITNDANPLLARVMVNRIWHYHFGVGIVDTPNDLGFNGGRPTHPDLLEHLAWQFREGGYRMKPLHRAMVTSRTYRQASRGISPSQRAKGEAIDTNNRLRWRGTSHRLEAEVIRDAILSVSGKLQETMGGPSFVDVSVTVNNGTTYYEPIDANGDAFERRTVYRFNPRGGRSALLDTFDCPDPASTAPRRAVTTTPLQALSLMNNAFVLRMADHFAQRLQTESPGDVSAQVTRAWQLAICRDPSPDERTLSERLARNHGLSALCRGLFNLSDFVTN, encoded by the coding sequence ATGAAAAAGTCAATGCATGCGGTGGTCGTCACACTCGCACTGCTAATCGGCGTGTGTTTGTCGACGCGTTGCGAGGCGCAATCAGGCAATACGGAATCCGAAATCGATTTTGACAAACATGTCGCGCCGATCTTGGTGTCTCATTGCACCGAGTGCCACTCGGGCGCCGACCCCGAGGGAGGACTATCGCTTCTTGACGCAACATTAGCGATGTCGGAATCCGATAGTGGATTAGCAATCGTTCCCCACGATCCGACGAACAGCGAGCTGTGGACGCGGGTGGACGCTGATGAGATGCCGCCCAAACACCCGCTCCAGGACGATGAAAAACAGACGTTAAAACGATGGATCGAGCAAGGGGCACGGTGGGGAACGAGCCCGATCGACCCGTACGCGAGCTCCACGTCGACGCGCGCAGGACGCGATTGGTGGTCGCTTCAACCGCTGAGAAATCCTCGCGTGCCGGCCGTTGATCACGATCCATGGGTGGGTCATCCCGTGGATGCATTCGTTTGGAATCGTTTGCATGCGGCGGACCTCGAGCCCTCTCCTGTAGCCGATCCGCGCACATTGATCCGGCGACTCTTTTTCGATCTGATCGGACTTCCGCCAACTCCGGAACAAGTCGCTGCGTTTGCCGCGTCCCCATTGGACGCCGCCTACGAAAAAATCGTTGACGAGTTATTAGCGTCGAAGCACTACGGCGAGCGCTGGGGGCGGCACTGGTTAGACGTTGTACGTTTTGGTGAAAGTGATGGGTTCGAACGCAACGCTCCTCGAAACAATGCGTGGCATTACCGCGACTGGGTAATTCGATCCCTCAATGATGATTTGCCCTACGACGAATTTGTGCGTCAACAATTGATTGGCGACCTGACCTCCGCTGGGATCGACGGAGCCGCTGCGACCGGTTTCTGGGTCGCTGGGGTTCACAATACCGTTGTTGGCGGTAGTCCCCGCATGAAGGAATTAGCTCGCCAAGACGAACTCGAAGAGGTGCTTGGCACGCTGGGACAAACCTTTCTCGGCTTGACGATTCATTGCGCTCGATGTCACGACCACAAATTTGATCCGATCTCGCAAAAAGAATTTTATCAAATGGCGTCCTCGATCTCCGGCCTTGGCTACGGGGAACGACTCGAACCCTCACCACGCGATGTCGAGCGGCTAAACGTCTTGGATTCCGAACTGGTTGCGTTGCAAAATGAATTGTCTTTGATTGAAAACGAAGCCAAACGTGCGGTGCTGGCGAATCGCAAAGCAGCAACGCCTCCCTTCCCCGAGCCTCCATCGGCCGAAGCCGCCCAAGCCTCCGCGAGCAGCGACGTCCGCGTTACCAATGACGTCAGCGAACAAGCGTGGCTCGATTCGCTGGACCCCGCGTCGCGCGACCGCTACCAGGCGTTGCGGTCAAGCATGGCGGAGAAGGGCAAGGCAAGAAGCGAATGTGCGGCCCAGGCCAACGCCAAGATTTACACCTTGATTGCCAAACCCGGCGTGAAGACAAACGTGCTGCTTCGCGGCGATCCCGCAAACGTGGGTGAAGAGGTTGCGCCAGCGGGACTCGCCTCGATTGCGGGGCTCTCCGGAGATTTCAAGCTTGCCCCGGATGCGCCCGAAGCAGAGCGTCGCCGCAAACTCGCCGAGTGGATTACGAACGACGCCAATCCCCTCTTGGCTCGCGTGATGGTGAACCGTATTTGGCACTATCACTTTGGCGTCGGCATCGTCGATACGCCCAACGACCTGGGGTTTAACGGGGGTCGCCCGACTCATCCTGATTTGCTCGAACATCTCGCTTGGCAGTTTCGCGAAGGGGGATATCGCATGAAGCCTTTGCATCGAGCGATGGTAACCTCGCGAACCTACCGACAAGCTTCCCGGGGGATCTCTCCCTCGCAACGTGCTAAAGGCGAAGCCATCGATACGAACAATCGATTGCGGTGGCGAGGCACATCACATCGACTCGAGGCCGAAGTGATACGCGATGCGATTTTGTCGGTCAGTGGAAAATTGCAAGAGACGATGGGGGGACCTAGTTTTGTCGACGTCTCGGTTACCGTAAACAATGGCACCACGTACTATGAGCCGATCGATGCCAACGGCGATGCATTCGAGCGACGAACGGTTTACCGCTTCAATCCTCGCGGAGGCCGAAGCGCCTTGCTCGACACCTTTGATTGTCCCGATCCCGCATCCACGGCGCCACGTCGTGCGGTGACCACCACTCCGTTGCAAGCGCTCAGTCTAATGAACAATGCGTTTGTGTTGCGAATGGCGGATCACTTTGCTCAGCGTTTGCAGACCGAGTCGCCCGGCGACGTTTCCGCGCAAGTGACACGTGCATGGCAATTAGCGATCTGCCGTGATCCTAGCCCTGACGAGCGAACGCTTTCCGAACGACTTGCTCGCAATCATGGTTTGTCGGCATTGTGTCGAGGACTGTTTAACCTCAGCGATTTTGTGACCAATTAA
- a CDS encoding 3-keto-disaccharide hydrolase — protein sequence MVRQSILFQTMVALCIASGAVIAGEVDPQQNDWYEKYKNQQNIPKTDAMLLNTDSEPELSEGFTSLFNGKDLTGWTPKGGTCSFEANDGVLTGTCVPGSPSTYLCTDKTDYADFIFTCEMKWEADGNSGVMFRAQTKPGGKTETVFGPQAEMEGISGDRHWSGGIYGQSCGGYFYPLWLKEHQSVRAALNKTDWNRLTIMAKGNVVKTWLNGVPAAHWVDDGSYPKGFFGLQIHSGKSGTVLWRDLRVKELTE from the coding sequence ATGGTACGTCAATCGATTCTCTTTCAAACCATGGTTGCCCTTTGCATTGCAAGCGGAGCGGTGATCGCTGGCGAAGTCGATCCACAGCAAAATGATTGGTACGAAAAATACAAAAACCAACAAAACATCCCCAAAACGGACGCGATGCTGTTAAACACCGACTCCGAACCGGAGTTAAGCGAAGGATTCACTTCGTTGTTTAATGGCAAGGATTTGACCGGCTGGACTCCCAAAGGGGGCACGTGCTCGTTCGAGGCCAACGACGGAGTGCTAACAGGCACCTGTGTTCCCGGATCTCCCAGCACCTACCTTTGCACCGACAAAACCGACTACGCTGATTTCATCTTCACTTGCGAGATGAAGTGGGAGGCGGATGGGAATTCGGGGGTGATGTTTCGCGCACAAACCAAACCGGGCGGAAAGACCGAAACCGTTTTTGGACCTCAAGCGGAAATGGAAGGAATCAGCGGCGACCGGCATTGGTCCGGCGGAATCTATGGCCAGAGTTGTGGTGGCTATTTCTATCCGCTGTGGTTGAAAGAGCATCAAAGCGTTCGTGCCGCGTTGAACAAAACCGATTGGAATCGTTTGACCATCATGGCCAAAGGCAACGTGGTCAAAACATGGCTCAATGGGGTTCCCGCAGCTCACTGGGTCGACGACGGCAGCTACCCCAAGGGCTTCTTCGGATTGCAAATCCATTCCGGCAAAAGCGGCACCGTGCTGTGGCGTGACCTCCGCGTCAAAGAGTTAACCGAGTAA
- a CDS encoding TIGR00266 family protein — translation MTIHIHCQCGKQLAVPETYAGKRVKCPSCDAMLQVPAMSEPIELFDDAPVNPFPVAAGARTMASTGGGAPARRSHEVDYEIVGNDMQMVIVELDPGETVIAEAGAMTYMEEGIQFETKMGDGSSPDKGFLSKMMSVGKRAITGESLFMTHFTHTGVGKSHVAFAAPYPGKIIPIDLATIAGNDLICQKDAFLCAALGTQVTIALNKKIGTGLFGGEGFIMQKLVGDGLAFIHAGGTIIERELHGETLRVDTGCLVAFEPHMEYNIERAGNLKSMFLGGEGLFLATLSGHGRVWLQSLPMRRLSERIVANAGPSGKGEGSILGSFGNLLDGD, via the coding sequence ATGACCATTCACATTCACTGCCAATGCGGAAAACAATTGGCCGTCCCTGAAACTTACGCCGGAAAACGAGTCAAGTGCCCCTCCTGCGATGCCATGCTTCAAGTCCCCGCAATGTCCGAACCAATCGAGTTGTTCGATGATGCGCCGGTCAATCCGTTTCCGGTAGCCGCGGGAGCGCGAACCATGGCCTCCACCGGCGGTGGAGCCCCCGCGCGTCGCAGCCACGAAGTGGACTACGAGATCGTCGGCAACGATATGCAAATGGTGATCGTCGAACTGGATCCTGGAGAAACCGTGATCGCCGAAGCCGGTGCGATGACGTACATGGAAGAAGGCATTCAATTCGAAACCAAGATGGGAGACGGCTCGTCACCCGACAAAGGTTTTCTGAGCAAAATGATGAGCGTCGGTAAGCGTGCAATCACCGGTGAATCGCTGTTCATGACACACTTTACCCACACCGGTGTAGGGAAAAGTCACGTTGCGTTTGCGGCTCCCTATCCCGGCAAAATCATACCGATCGATCTCGCTACGATCGCGGGCAACGATCTGATTTGCCAAAAGGATGCGTTCTTGTGTGCCGCCCTGGGAACTCAGGTGACGATCGCACTGAACAAAAAAATCGGAACCGGTTTGTTTGGCGGCGAAGGCTTCATCATGCAAAAACTCGTTGGCGACGGATTAGCGTTCATTCACGCGGGTGGAACGATCATTGAGCGAGAATTGCACGGCGAAACTCTACGGGTCGACACAGGATGTTTGGTCGCGTTTGAACCCCACATGGAATACAACATCGAGCGTGCCGGGAATTTGAAAAGCATGTTCCTCGGAGGCGAGGGCCTATTCCTTGCCACCCTGAGTGGTCACGGACGAGTCTGGCTACAAAGTTTACCGATGCGACGTTTGTCGGAGCGAATCGTGGCCAACGCAGGTCCGTCTGGAAAGGGCGAAGGTTCGATCCTGGGCTCCTTTGGCAACTTGCTCGACGGAGACTGA
- a CDS encoding DUF1501 domain-containing protein, translating to MSKSSVSQTDRMSERAHPATDRRDFFNWGISGLGATALAMMLSSERSVAPAAEASIQPKAKRAIHICLVGGLSHVDSFDYKPALAKLHGKSLQTDEPIDLFFGKMGLLRKHDWAFKPRGESGLVISDMFPHLAELADDLTILRSMQSKSANHTPALFLVNSGFEFNGFPSMGSWISYGMGLENETLPAYVVLNDERGAPNTGASTWSSSFLPSNHQGVVLRGGDQPVRDLFPAQDLGVADMATREFVNAIHQHHVDHHGADAALLARVKSYELAAKMQTSIPEVSRFADESAATQRDYGIHEEATADMGRRCLLGRRLLEQGVRFVQLFSGGPIAGSPRASWDAHENVKENHTIEAGRIDKPVAALLRDLKQRGMLDDTLVLFTTEFGRTPFAQSAADQVGPGRDHNRYGFSCWMAGAGVKPGIAVGSTDELGWKAVERPVPWHDFHATVLHLFGIDHEKLTFYHNGIQRRLTNVHGDVVREVLA from the coding sequence ATGTCGAAATCGAGTGTTTCGCAGACGGATCGGATGAGTGAACGGGCACACCCCGCTACAGATCGACGCGACTTTTTCAATTGGGGCATCAGCGGCCTTGGTGCCACCGCATTGGCGATGATGTTAAGTAGCGAGCGGTCGGTTGCCCCCGCAGCGGAAGCCTCGATTCAGCCCAAGGCGAAGCGGGCAATTCACATTTGTTTGGTCGGGGGACTTAGCCACGTCGACTCGTTCGATTACAAGCCCGCACTCGCAAAGTTGCATGGCAAGTCGTTGCAAACCGACGAACCAATCGATCTCTTCTTTGGCAAAATGGGCTTACTACGCAAACACGATTGGGCGTTCAAACCACGCGGAGAGAGCGGTCTGGTTATCTCCGATATGTTTCCTCATCTCGCCGAGTTGGCCGACGATTTAACGATCCTTCGTTCAATGCAGTCGAAATCGGCCAACCACACCCCCGCTCTGTTTTTGGTAAACAGTGGTTTTGAGTTCAACGGATTCCCCTCGATGGGAAGCTGGATTTCGTATGGAATGGGATTAGAGAACGAAACGTTGCCGGCGTATGTGGTGCTCAACGATGAGCGAGGTGCACCCAACACCGGTGCGTCGACATGGAGCAGTTCGTTCTTGCCATCGAATCATCAAGGCGTTGTGCTTCGCGGTGGCGATCAACCCGTACGCGACCTGTTTCCCGCACAAGACCTTGGCGTGGCGGACATGGCAACTCGCGAATTTGTCAACGCGATCCATCAACATCACGTTGACCACCACGGTGCCGACGCTGCGTTGTTGGCACGCGTGAAGAGCTACGAATTGGCTGCAAAAATGCAAACGTCGATTCCCGAAGTCAGCCGCTTTGCCGATGAGTCCGCTGCGACACAGCGAGATTATGGCATCCACGAAGAAGCGACGGCGGATATGGGCAGACGTTGTTTGCTAGGACGACGATTGTTAGAGCAGGGGGTGCGGTTTGTCCAATTGTTTTCGGGAGGCCCCATCGCGGGAAGCCCACGCGCCAGTTGGGATGCTCATGAAAACGTCAAAGAGAATCATACGATCGAAGCGGGACGCATCGACAAACCCGTTGCGGCCCTGTTGCGCGATCTGAAACAACGCGGAATGTTGGATGATACCCTGGTGTTATTCACGACCGAGTTCGGTCGCACCCCATTCGCTCAATCCGCGGCCGACCAAGTGGGCCCCGGACGCGATCACAACCGCTACGGATTCAGTTGCTGGATGGCGGGGGCGGGGGTCAAACCCGGCATTGCGGTGGGCAGCACTGACGAACTTGGCTGGAAAGCGGTCGAACGTCCAGTCCCCTGGCACGACTTTCACGCTACCGTGCTCCATCTTTTCGGGATCGATCACGAAAAATTAACCTTCTATCACAATGGTATCCAGCGTCGTTTGACGAACGTCCACGGCGATGTGGTGCGTGAAGTGCTGGCGTAG
- a CDS encoding FAD-dependent oxidoreductase: protein MIRIRKTPRHAFYRRVLLVVAFWVGYSAPCPAAPQADVLVYGATPGGFCAAIAAAREGASVILLEPTRHVGGVNTGGLCFSDSNQTVRSTVMGLFDEWHRRIERDYQSRGITLPYHVGTKDQSKWSYEPHVAARVTQQMLDEANVTVLTERVLESVIKDGSRIKTLRTRDGDFTAKVFIDGTYEGDLMAAAGVSWTIGREGKSEYGESLAGKRYPKSKMNISGLDDDGEPMPLVTTTDAGPVDQGDSNVMVYSFRLCLTADRDNRVPMPEPTNYDPARFEVVRRHLRNNGSGVGFDLYEVPGGKFDGNNSIGGQFSLGLVGMGNGWSEANAEKRQQIWEAHKQYTLEFYKFLTTDPAVPDSVRKHYARLGLCKDEFAEYGHFSPQLYVREGRRMKGMYVVSQKDILVEQEQKDPIIVSSFPIDSHDCQRVALKDGGVINEGTIFPVRMKGKGHGYPYHIPYRAILPTPHECSNLLVPVALSCTHVAISSIRVEPTWMILGQSAGIAAAMAADKEVAVQDLPYPELRERLLEQKQVLEIPAGILDEVIVDPAKMPGIVLDDEAAELSGTWKHSMLFSPHVGRGYVHDDHTADGKAQARFRFTATKNAEYELRMAYSAHPTRATNVPVIVTQGTEQTRLIVDQTIALPSGQPLRPIGTVQLRSDMETVITITNADTDGFVILDAIQLLPVER, encoded by the coding sequence ATGATTCGGATTAGAAAGACGCCCCGCCACGCTTTTTATCGACGAGTGCTGCTGGTGGTTGCATTTTGGGTGGGCTATAGCGCGCCCTGTCCAGCCGCCCCCCAAGCCGATGTGCTGGTCTACGGCGCTACGCCGGGCGGTTTTTGTGCGGCGATTGCTGCAGCACGCGAAGGGGCCTCGGTGATCCTGCTTGAGCCAACCCGCCACGTGGGAGGCGTTAACACCGGAGGCCTGTGCTTTAGCGATTCCAATCAAACCGTCCGCAGCACGGTGATGGGATTGTTTGATGAATGGCATCGACGCATCGAACGAGATTATCAATCACGCGGAATCACGCTGCCGTACCACGTTGGCACCAAAGACCAAAGCAAGTGGTCCTACGAACCGCACGTCGCGGCGCGTGTGACCCAGCAAATGCTCGACGAGGCGAACGTAACGGTGCTGACCGAACGCGTGCTCGAGTCGGTGATCAAGGACGGTTCACGGATCAAAACGCTGCGGACGCGTGACGGTGATTTCACAGCCAAGGTGTTTATCGATGGAACGTACGAAGGCGACTTGATGGCCGCGGCGGGAGTCAGCTGGACGATCGGACGCGAGGGCAAAAGCGAATATGGCGAATCGTTAGCGGGGAAACGGTATCCCAAGTCGAAGATGAACATTTCCGGACTCGACGACGATGGCGAACCGATGCCGCTCGTCACCACCACCGATGCCGGCCCGGTCGACCAAGGCGACTCCAATGTGATGGTTTACAGTTTCCGGCTGTGCCTCACCGCCGACCGTGACAATCGGGTGCCGATGCCCGAACCAACGAACTATGATCCCGCTCGCTTTGAAGTCGTTCGCCGCCACCTGCGAAACAACGGCAGCGGCGTCGGCTTCGATTTGTACGAGGTGCCCGGCGGAAAATTTGATGGCAACAACTCAATCGGAGGCCAGTTCTCGCTCGGTCTGGTCGGCATGGGTAATGGTTGGAGTGAAGCCAACGCAGAGAAACGTCAACAAATTTGGGAAGCCCACAAACAATACACGCTCGAGTTTTACAAATTCCTGACCACGGATCCGGCGGTCCCCGATTCAGTGCGTAAACATTACGCGCGGTTGGGGCTGTGCAAGGATGAGTTCGCCGAATACGGGCACTTCTCGCCACAGCTTTACGTTCGCGAAGGACGACGCATGAAGGGCATGTATGTGGTCAGCCAGAAAGATATTCTGGTCGAACAGGAACAGAAAGATCCGATCATCGTGTCATCCTTTCCAATCGATTCTCACGATTGCCAACGAGTGGCGTTGAAGGACGGCGGCGTGATTAACGAAGGAACGATCTTTCCCGTACGAATGAAGGGAAAGGGTCACGGTTACCCGTATCACATTCCCTATCGCGCAATCCTGCCCACGCCCCACGAGTGTTCCAATCTATTGGTTCCCGTCGCCCTGTCCTGCACCCATGTCGCTATTTCTTCGATTCGGGTCGAACCGACCTGGATGATTCTCGGCCAGAGCGCGGGGATCGCTGCGGCAATGGCAGCAGATAAAGAAGTGGCGGTTCAAGACCTTCCGTATCCCGAGTTGCGTGAGCGACTACTTGAACAAAAACAGGTGCTCGAAATTCCCGCGGGGATTTTGGACGAGGTCATCGTGGATCCGGCAAAAATGCCCGGCATTGTGTTGGATGATGAAGCGGCTGAACTTAGCGGCACCTGGAAACACTCGATGCTCTTCTCACCGCACGTCGGCCGCGGCTACGTGCATGACGACCACACGGCCGATGGCAAAGCGCAGGCCCGCTTCCGTTTCACGGCGACGAAGAACGCGGAATACGAGCTGCGCATGGCCTACTCGGCGCACCCGACCCGGGCCACCAACGTGCCCGTGATCGTGACCCAGGGAACTGAGCAAACAAGGCTGATTGTGGATCAAACCATTGCCTTGCCGTCGGGGCAACCCCTCCGTCCCATCGGCACCGTCCAACTCCGCAGTGACATGGAAACCGTCATTACCATCACCAACGCCGACACCGATGGATTTGTGATTTTGGACGCAATTCAGTTGCTGCCGGTCGAGCGTTGA
- a CDS encoding BON domain-containing protein yields MLGMPVETQVANDNTEVEQLRYQILCNFKASSYRQLRQVDVTVGDVGAVVLRGEMESYYLRQMAYQTAIETPGVFTVKDRLTVR; encoded by the coding sequence ATGCTGGGTATGCCGGTAGAGACGCAAGTTGCAAACGACAACACCGAAGTTGAACAACTGCGATACCAAATTTTGTGCAACTTCAAAGCCAGCAGCTATCGCCAGCTTCGCCAAGTGGATGTAACGGTCGGCGATGTCGGTGCCGTGGTGCTTCGCGGCGAAATGGAAAGCTACTACTTGCGTCAGATGGCATACCAAACCGCGATCGAAACTCCCGGCGTCTTCACCGTGAAGGATCGCTTGACCGTTCGCTAG
- a CDS encoding NADPH:quinone reductase, translating to MKAAFIEQTGLASSIQFGEVPDPILQAGQVRVRVGAVSVNPIDLYIRSGAVAMELPKPFIIGSDLSGTVDAVADDVTRFKPGDRVWGIQQGPGVHQGTFAELCAVDAKWLYPIPDEVRNEDAAAIALVGVTAHLGIFREARLQRGETIFVHGGTGGVGSAVVQMAKAIGARVIATAGGETKVNLCRELGADEVIDYREGNVAEQLRKLAPDGVNVFFETLREPDFDFAIAAMAPRGRMVVMAGRDARPVFPVGPFYVKGCSLHGFMLLKASVEEQQAAAEDINRWLAAKQIRPLIDRVMPLRDAAEAHALQEKQTLQNQGNLAGKLVLTTR from the coding sequence ATGAAAGCTGCATTTATTGAACAAACCGGTCTCGCTTCGTCGATTCAGTTCGGCGAAGTGCCTGATCCTATCCTTCAAGCGGGGCAAGTGCGGGTGCGTGTCGGCGCCGTTTCGGTGAATCCGATCGACTTGTACATCCGCAGCGGCGCCGTTGCGATGGAACTGCCCAAGCCGTTCATCATCGGATCGGATCTTTCCGGTACAGTCGACGCGGTCGCAGATGACGTCACGCGATTCAAACCAGGCGACCGAGTGTGGGGAATCCAACAAGGCCCAGGCGTTCACCAGGGGACGTTCGCCGAGTTGTGTGCGGTCGACGCAAAATGGCTTTATCCGATACCGGACGAGGTACGCAACGAAGACGCGGCGGCGATCGCCCTGGTCGGTGTCACGGCACACTTGGGAATCTTTCGTGAAGCCCGACTGCAACGTGGCGAAACGATTTTTGTGCACGGTGGAACGGGAGGCGTTGGGTCCGCCGTCGTGCAAATGGCTAAGGCGATCGGCGCTCGCGTGATCGCAACGGCCGGGGGTGAAACAAAAGTGAATTTGTGTCGCGAGTTGGGGGCCGACGAAGTCATCGACTACCGCGAAGGCAATGTCGCGGAACAACTACGCAAACTCGCACCCGATGGTGTTAACGTGTTTTTTGAAACACTTCGCGAACCTGATTTCGACTTTGCCATCGCTGCCATGGCGCCACGTGGGCGAATGGTCGTGATGGCGGGCCGCGATGCTCGGCCGGTATTTCCCGTCGGACCGTTTTACGTCAAAGGTTGCTCGCTGCACGGTTTTATGCTGCTCAAAGCGAGTGTGGAAGAACAACAAGCGGCCGCCGAGGACATCAACCGCTGGTTGGCCGCCAAACAAATTCGTCCACTAATCGATCGTGTGATGCCGCTCCGCGACGCGGCCGAGGCCCATGCGTTGCAAGAAAAACAAACGCTGCAAAATCAGGGTAATTTGGCCGGGAAATTGGTGCTCACGACGCGTTGA
- a CDS encoding tRNA (adenine(22)-N(1))-methyltransferase → MPKLDIRLKTVASLINPGGDAPVTHGDIGSDHGGLLVSLLRDKRIARGIAVENKPQPYENSCQALTALNAEVRFGDGLAVIEPGELSSLSICGMGAESIVKILEAFPDRVPDHVILQPNRQHELVRQWGLRSGFHLHEEQIAWGHWPYAVISLQRAEIAGGDAGEANDPAYADIDHQAAILFGPLILKRWDPKFAARLREEAAYLRGLKQLSGDYKHRLQQIQKVLAASP, encoded by the coding sequence ATGCCGAAACTAGACATCCGCTTGAAAACCGTCGCTTCGCTCATCAATCCTGGCGGTGATGCGCCGGTGACGCACGGCGACATCGGTTCGGATCACGGCGGGCTGCTCGTTTCGCTGCTGCGCGACAAGCGAATTGCCCGCGGGATTGCGGTCGAGAACAAGCCGCAACCGTATGAGAATTCGTGCCAAGCCTTAACAGCCCTTAACGCCGAAGTTCGCTTCGGTGATGGCTTGGCGGTGATCGAACCCGGCGAGCTGAGCAGCTTGAGTATCTGTGGAATGGGAGCCGAAAGTATCGTCAAGATCCTTGAGGCGTTCCCCGACCGCGTTCCAGATCACGTTATTTTGCAACCCAATCGCCAACATGAACTCGTTCGCCAGTGGGGATTGCGGAGCGGTTTTCATTTGCATGAAGAACAAATTGCCTGGGGACACTGGCCATACGCCGTGATTTCGTTACAGCGAGCGGAAATTGCTGGCGGCGATGCGGGCGAGGCGAACGACCCCGCCTACGCCGATATCGATCATCAGGCGGCGATCTTGTTTGGTCCGCTGATCCTCAAACGCTGGGATCCTAAATTCGCAGCCCGACTTCGCGAGGAAGCCGCCTACCTGCGTGGGCTCAAACAATTATCAGGCGACTACAAACACCGGTTGCAACAAATTCAAAAAGTGTTGGCAGCGAGTCCATAG